A region of the Lepisosteus oculatus isolate fLepOcu1 chromosome 26, fLepOcu1.hap2, whole genome shotgun sequence genome:
GTGTTATTACCAATTAAACCACTAGTTGCGTAACTGAAGACAATGCCGCCACCTAGCGGATATCCatggtagtttaattggcttctgggaaaactggccctggtgtgtttgtctgtgtgatTGCTggggtggactggtgtcccgtctaGAGTGAACCCCTCCTTGCTGGGATGAGCTCCAGCTCTGCTTCTCCAGGCCCCTTGTGCTGGCTAAAGCGGTGAggaaatggaaggatggatgaTCCTCTTAAACTGTTCATTTTATACACCTCAGATCTTATAGAGAAACAGGATTCTTCTTTAAAAGCCGTCATAgtggaaaataaaactaatcTACACTTATATAACCTTGAggttaaaccaaaaaaaatgcaGGTGATCTTCCAGGAATCCTGAGCCTCTTTCAATCAATTTCTTAGTCTGTGAGTCTTGGCCTAGACCCTCCAGCCACACAAAAACAGAGCAGCTCAGCCCGGAATCCAGTCCCTTTCCCCCACAGAGCTGCAGGCTTTCAATTCCACCCCCAGCTCTAAATTACTGTAATTACTAATGAGCTATTATTGGCTTAATAGGTCGAAATTACCCTCTTGGAATTTAGCTGGTAATTAAAAACTGCAGAATCCAGCATTCGGAGACAGGAGGGTGGCCAGTTCCCAAGCTCCAGGGACGGGCACCAGGCTACTTCCCCGCAGGGGGCTGAGGAAGGATGAGGGGGTGCTTGTTGGCACCCCTCTCGTGCCAGCACACGTCAAACAGCGGGTACACCTTCCCCTGCAGCTCGGCCTGGAAGCTGTAGATGAAGCCCAGCTCCTGGTTGCTGTCCGCATTGTAGAAGGTCAGCTCTCCCTTCTCGTAGTCCAGGAAGATGCCAATCCTGGCGGGCCGGGCggacaggggcaggggcacGCGGGGGTTGGCGAAGGCCTCGTACAGACGCCCCTCCCGCAGGCCGATGAGCCAGACGCCGCTCTCCGGGCTCTTGACCAGCTTGCCCCTGCGGCTGGTGGTGCCCTTGATGAGCCCCAGGCGCCACCTGGGCTtgtcctccaccaccacctcccAGTAGTGCTTCCCCGAGGAGAAGCCCCGGCTGGCCAGCACGCAGTGGCTGTAGCAGAAGCGCTCGGGGTTGGGGGGCAGGCGGCAGGGCTCCGTGCCGCACTCCACCACTGTCTCCCCACAGCGCAGCTGCAGCATGGGGTGGGCGGTCAGGGGGTCCAGCTTCAGACACTCCGGGGCTGAGGGAACCggtcacacacactgcagtgaGGCACCTTGTCAtggaaagacacacacacacacacacacacacacacacacacacacacacacacagttaccTGGCAGGACTCTCCTGTGCAGCCTCTTCCACACTGAGATCTTGATGTCGTTGTGATGAAAGCCGGGTGTGAAGGTGATGGCGCTGTACGTCCGCTCACCtctctgctgcttctgctgtgaCTCTCTGAGCCTGGGACACACATGGGCTATCAAACACACAGCTTCTCTCCAACACACCCCTCCCCACCCAGTGCGAGGGGAAATACACTGGCAGCAGGCCCTCACTCCTGGGCCTCGGCAGACAGCTCCACCAGGTTTTAAAGTAGAAATGGGACTAACAAGCAAAAtctaatgaaacaaaaacatttcactaAACATACTACACACATAGTGTAACACACAAAATACCATAAAATctctacattttttaatttgattgcttgatttaaaagaaattaaatgcctttttattGCTGTATGTGTTGGACCAGAGTTCGGGGACATTCCCTACCTAAAGTGGAAACTGCCTATTAATCCATTAGCTGTTTGTTGTTCTCTGAATGAATCCTAAACTGAAAGCCACATCACATCACTCAGTGTAATCACATTAGTGGGGAGTTCACTGGTCTAAAGACAGAGGGGGTGTGAACTGACCACGTACATATTCTGAAATGACTGAATCTGCAAGTTAACACAAACCCTATTAGATGAAAAAAGGGCAAGACCAGTTCTAACACCACAAATAATATATCACCTGGTCACAGATAAGCCAGTTAGGAGGATCAGGGGTGAAGCCTGATACTTACCTAGGGGCAATAGATCCATATTTCTGCAAGATAAATAGAAACCCCATCAATTCACATCATTAAGTGAGAAATTCCTTTAAACTTAAACAGTCTAACTTAAAATCCTAGCTCTCCTCAATTAATTTAGTGGAGCCCAGCTCTGGTGATCACCTAGACAGGCCTTAATCATTCCAGAGCAACACCCAGAGGTGATTCCCTGCTGCTTCAGTTCTGAACGTCACCTTACACTCTCTTCATACAGGCTGGGTGAGCATGTCGGCTCCGGCAGCAATCAATCCCAAACTTGTAGGTGAAACCAAAGCAACACTCTTTCATTCCTCTGTGGTCTCACTGGCCGGGTCTCTGGCCCTTCCTTCAGAAGGTGCTCTATTGGAAACATCCCCGTTTTCCATGGCTACCCGCTGCCAAGCTGGACTGACCGTGATGAAGCCCAGGTGGCTCTCGTTGTTCAGCCTCTCCAGGGTGCCCTCTGCCTCCTGGAGCCCAGCCAGGACCTGGGTCATGTCGTCCACCTGGCTCTGGATGGAGGCGATGAGGCTGGCCGCCTTGCTCTCCACCGCCTGCATGAAGTCGGCTTCCTCCAGCTCAATGTAGCGCCGCAGCTCCCCGAACTCCTTCCGGATCACCCACTTGAACACATCCGACTCGTTCTGCCAGGGAGACAGCACCCTCAGTCAGCACGCCCTGTAACGTGGGCACTCGCCAAACACAATTAACCTCATGCCCTCTTCTGACACCCcacaagctacccagtcatgcTTGCCACGCTGACACCCTGGAggcctggatgagatccttggtttAGTCTTGGAAGCAGCCAAAGAGATAAAAGGCCCCTTACTGGTGGAGGTGTCCGAGAGGAGGCAGCAGCTGCTCCTTACGATCCTGATACCTGAGAGCTGCACTCCCCTGTTTGAGGTGTGCTCCTGCTGCCCCCTGGGAGAGGCAGAAAGCCCCAGCAGCTGAGAGGGAGCCACTGTCAGTGAACCTTTAAAGCAAGTGCACCCTCTGCCTTACTACAGAACAGTAACAGCTCTAACAGCTGCCATAAATCTTCCCAGGGTGTCAGGGAGTCAGTGATGGGTTATTAGCACACAGTGTTTCCAGAGTCCGGAGGCATCAAAGAAAGAACAAGACAGCAGAATGGCCCATCTGGGCAGTGGGACTCACAGTGATGCGAGACTTGTTGTAAGCCATTTTACAGATctgctcctccagcttcctccgcTGTGTCTGCAGCTCCGTCATCAGGCAGGAGACGTCCTCCTGCGGGGAAAGGACAGGCCTTCAGCTTCGCTCCCGTTTGTTGACTACCTCTTGTGGAGCCTCAGCCAGGACCTGACTGGGAAAGATGAGCTTGCTGTGGAGCTCATCCAGGAGGGCAGAGACCTTCAGAGTGAATCCATTACAGCTGTGCTCATCAAAAGCTTGCAAGGGCCAccatgaggggaaaaaaatcatttcaaaggCTGCCCTGTGAGTCACAGTGTCTACTGTTTCAAAAGCGCTGGGCACACATTAACATTTAATAGCACAGCTTATCAGGGCCACAGCAAACAGAACAGCCCATAAAAAATCAACAGCATTACAGCCTGTAAAAACCAGGTGATGATCTGTATCTGTAACATGGAAGTTTCCACACTcattcagagaaggacatttgaAAGCTTGCAATTCACCTCTGGACAGACTTGGcgatgtttaaaaaattaagaaggCTAGTCCCAATTTACTGGATTACTCCACTGCCTTTGCTTCGTGTTTCAGATTATCTGGGATTTCTTACGAACTGGCTGGATGAGATTGAGTTATAAAAAAGACATTGTTGCTCTGGAACCCATGCAGAGAAGAGCTATCAGATATATCCCAGGGTTTATAGGAAGGTCCTACACAGACAGGCTGCCTTTTGCACGGCAAGAAACGGGCACAAGGCGGGATTCTCCACaggcacacgcacacgcacacgcacacgcacactcacgccagttaacctactgtaccactgCACCACTCTGCCTCCCTCATGTCATTTATAATGGATTTTTCCACACTGCCATTGCTTGTTGCTCGGTTTGCAATCCACTTTCCTGACAACGTACATTCCTCTCTGGAGCTAAAACTTTCGCTAAATGTTTCTGCTGGGAGTCTTCCCTCTCCTGATGAGCGGTACCTTCATGCGGCTGTAGACGCTGCCCAGTGGGGTGATCCTGTGGCCCCGGTGGGCCCCGATGCTGCCGCACAGCCCACAGATGACGGTCTGGTCCTCCTCGCAGTACAGGCTCAGGGGGTTGTGG
Encoded here:
- the LOC102694253 gene encoding E3 ubiquitin-protein ligase TRIM50, coding for MARRPSLESLEDQLLCPVCLELFAEPLMLQCGHSYCKCCVRSMAIDQFGQLQCPVCRCEVDGDSPPPNVTLAKIVDALRELSGSQPEAEVCPQHHNPLSLYCEEDQTVICGLCGSIGAHRGHRITPLGSVYSRMKEDVSCLMTELQTQRRKLEEQICKMAYNKSRITNESDVFKWVIRKEFGELRRYIELEEADFMQAVESKAASLIASIQSQVDDMTQVLAGLQEAEGTLERLNNESHLGFITKYGSIAPRLRESQQKQQRGERTYSAITFTPGFHHNDIKISVWKRLHRRVLPAPECLKLDPLTAHPMLQLRCGETVVECGTEPCRLPPNPERFCYSHCVLASRGFSSGKHYWEVVVEDKPRWRLGLIKGTTSRRGKLVKSPESGVWLIGLREGRLYEAFANPRVPLPLSARPARIGIFLDYEKGELTFYNADSNQELGFIYSFQAELQGKVYPLFDVCWHERGANKHPLILPQPPAGK